From a region of the Hemitrygon akajei chromosome 16, sHemAka1.3, whole genome shotgun sequence genome:
- the LOC140740240 gene encoding intercellular adhesion molecule 1-like, with amino-acid sequence MGFTFPVCGKFLFILILRLTNEVYGFEVLVNTSRQAVEFGESLEVTCSTTCNNASIIVEYKAGLNPNRTPGDKWITDRFPSVQKWDLTVPCTVICPSAKPTVKEDKRVVPVYNRNLSIVPPPEVLEVNKSYQLECTGPKVFPNNRLVLTWLRGSETVQHNSTADPGLPEDGPLKNVLNFIASISDDGMVYTCLADLILDSNTTRQIANASVTLQTYSFPEPPTILNRDPVEVNRETTLTCEVSNIYPAEKVRLRWFQNGEEWNSVAIRSNSTTVQATATWTPREIGVTELNCTADFENYPSVSSKNDSITIDMYVFSNPEIHIPITTEGIPVNITCSVFNISGELQLRLKKGSEILVNRSASTGLTIYHTENPRAELNGQQFTCEAELTLDHHSNTIVKRQSATLTVWYSPKKAQISRKQDWIEGESQILTCRADANPVPDVHWIKDGKTISRGERLHVPSVQLGDGGRYICRVSNDIGSTSSSHDVNILYKPRNTTISVNNKTVSGLTVFIREDDEVTMTCHSIGNPHVTLGWEKPSQGIKGFSTSPGGPGVLHISKATSEHKGIYRCRASNELGTDEEQVEITMEGDDWKMALMISLPILILLLLLIVAWILINRARKTGHYKVMNAVPHKNQEIPSGNDQESFPLKEVNSDKVLNNNHSQTNINGVTSINSAQIKQ; translated from the exons ATGAAGTGTACGGATTTGAGGTTCTGGTGAATACGAGTCGCCAAGCTGTGGAATTCGGGGAGTCCCTGGAGGTGACCTGCAGTACAACGTGTAACAACGCATCGATaattgtggaatataaagcagggTTAAATCCCAACAGAACTCCCGGTGATAAGTGGATTACAGACCGATTTCCGAGTGTCCAGAAATGGGATCTGACAGTGCCCTGTACTGTAATCTGTCCATCTGCAAAACCTACAGTGAAGGAGGACAAACGGGTGGTCCCAGTGTACA ATCGAAACTTAAGCATTGTTCCACCTCCTGAAGTGCTGGAAGTTAACAAATCATATCAGCTGGAGTGCACTGGCCCGAAGGTCTTTCCAAATAACAGACTCGTACTCACCTGGCTCAGAGGGAGTGAGACTGTTCAACATAATTCCACAGCGGACCCAGGTCTCCCGGAAGATGGTCCATTGAAGAATGTCCTTAATTTCATTGCAAGTATTTCTGACGATGGAATGGTGTACACCTGCTTGGCAGATTTGATCTTGGACTCTAACACGACCAGACAGATCGCAAATGCCTCTGTGACTCTGCAAACGTATT CTTTTCCAGAGCCTCCAACGATCCTCAACAGAGACCCTGTAGAAGTAAATCGGGAGACCACATTGACATGTGAGGTCTCAAACATCTACCCTGCTGAGAAGGTGAGATTAAGGTGGTTTCAGAATGGTGAGGAATGGAATTCAGTTGCCATTAGATCAAATTCCACCACAGTCCAGGCAACAGCTACGTGGACACCACGAGAGATCGGTGTGACTGAACTCAACTGCACGGCAGATTTTGAGAACTATCCATCAGTTTCATCAAAGAATGATAGCATCACCATTGACATGTACG TTTTCTCCAACCCTGAAATCCACATCCCAATCACCACTGAGGGTATTCCGGTGAATATTACCTGCAGTGTGTTTAACATCTCAGGGGAACTTCAACTCAGACTGAAGAAGGGAAGTGAGATATTAGTGAACAGGTCAGCCAGTACTGGGCTGACTATCTACCACACTGAGAATCCACGAGCAGAGCTGAATGGACAGCAGTTCACCTGCGAGGCCGAGCTGACACTTGACCATCACTCCAACACCATTGTTAAGCGACAGTCCGCCactctcactgtctggt ATTCTCCAAAGAAAGCACAGATCTCCAGAAAGCAGGACTGGATTGAAGGGGAATCCCAGATTTTAACCTGTCGCGCAGATGCCAACCCAGTTCCTGATGTGCACTGGATCAAAGATGGAAAAACGATTAGTCGTGGTGAGAGACTGCACGTCCCCTCGGTCCAGCTGGGAGACGGTGGTCGGTACATTTGCAGAGTCAGCAATGATATTGGTTCCACCAGCTCCTCTCATGATGTAAACATCTTGT ATAAACCACGAAACACAACTATATCAGTAAATAACAAAACCGTGTCCGGGCTTACAGTCTTCATCAGAGAAGATGATGAAGTTACAATGACCTGTCACTCCATTGGAAACCCCCATGTAACACTGGGATGGGAAAAGcccagtcagggcatcaaagggttctCCACATCTCCCGGCGGTCCTGGGGTTCTCCACATTTCCAAGGCAACATCAGAACACAAAGGAATTTACAGGTGTAGAGCCAGCAATGAACTTGGAACAGATGAGGAGCAAGTGGAAATCACGATGGAAG GTGATGATTGGAAGATGGCACTGATGATCTCGCTACCCATCCTAATACTGTTACTCCTGCTGATAGTCGCCTGGATCCTAATAAACAGGGCTCGGAAAACAGGGCATTACAAGGTCATGAATGCAGTACCCCACAAAAATCAGGAAATCCCTTCTGGGAATGATCAGGAATCTTTTCCTTTAAAAGAAGTGAATTCAGACAAAGTTCTAAACAATAACCACTCACAGACTAATATAAATGGTGTTACATCGATCAATTCTGCACAGATAAAACAATAA